Genomic segment of Thiomonas sp. FB-Cd:
ATCTGCGAGGCTCCAGCGCTGATGCTGTTGTCCAAGATGTCGGCGACGGCTGACTCAAGCGAATAGCCAATATCTCTCATTGCCTCGATCAAGGAAGATGCGCGTGGCGGCAGATCCACTTCCGACTGATCCGCGGCGGCGGATATCACGTCGGCATCGGCAAATTCGGGTGGATCGTGTCTCACGCTTTACCTTCTTTTCTTGTTGCGGCTTTCGGCTTACGTCGAGTAGTACGGAAAATCCGGACATAGACGCATGCGTGCCTAATTCTGTCACATATAGCGCAGCGCTCTTGTCGTCATAAACCCGCTGTCTGGAGAATCTTGCGTTTCCTGCAATCTGCCGTTTGCTCGCGCTCAGGGTTGTGGGGAATCACAATTGCTCAACGAAGCGAAGCACACGGCTGAACTTTGTCAGGCGACATGCAAAACAGACGCGCGGGTTGCCCTCGCCGGCGTTGGTTTGAGCAGGAAATTCTCGCATGCCGATTCCTCCGTGTCGGCCAAGCGTCGCATCAAGGGCTTGGCCTTCTCATCAACGCCTCTCGCTTGATGTTGACGTGGCCGCAGCGTATGGGGTACACGACGCTTCGAACACATTCACCGCTTCCTCGGGTGCAACCGCCAATGGATTCGCGATCGGAATTCGGCATTCCTTCTGACACCTGAAGGGCATTTCCATGCACACCCGGCATGGAAATCCGTGCCGTGCTGGAGCTGCTTGGCTATTGCGACGTGAGCACCACAATCATCGATGCCCATGTGCTGAAGGTTGCTGCGGTAGGCAGCGCCAGTGCGCTGGATGGCGTGCCCTGGGTGTAGCGCGCGGCGCCTGCCCTTCGCACCATAATCAGCAGCTGCTGTCATGCCGTCGGCGTCCATGTCCGCGCCCTCGCCGGTGCGGATGACTTCGCCGCGTGACATGATTTCCTACTGGTCGGCCAGCGTTTCGGCGAAGCCGTCGTACCGTTCAATCAGCAGGATGTCCGTGTCGCTGCGCTGGGCGATTATGCGGATGAAGCGCTCGATACCTTGATGATGGAGGACTTTGATGTCACCACCCCTCATCAAGCCTGATGCCGACCCCTTCGGCCACCCCGACCTGCGTTTGACCACGATCGGGCGTCTGCCCATTGGATCTGGCATCTGGCTCAGGACTAGGGTCGCTCTGGGAATGGCTGCTCGCCGCGCCGCGCCTCGTAGGGTTCTCCGGCGCTTGCTCCACAGCTTGCTCCAGCGCCAGACGCATGGCAAATAGTGCCTTTCGCCGCGCGCTCAAACCCAACTCGGTGTACCGCGCGTACAGGGCGTCCTCGACACCGATCGTCACGCTTTTCTTGCGCCCCATGGTCACTCAATCTCCGAGGCCCGCTGCGATCCGGGACAGACCATCCGCGACGGCGAAGCGTCCGCCCGGAGAGCGCACGTGCGCTGGCAGGACAGCTGGATCAAGAAGATCAGCTCCGCCACCGGAGAGCAGGAGCACCTCGATGTCCGGTTGAAGGGTCATCAGCCGTGCCAGGCCGGCCTGGATCACCTGAGTCAACGCAGCACGGGCTGCCGATGCCGCCTCCTGGACATGGACATGTTCCAGCCGATGATGGAGGATCCCTGTGGAGAGCGCTTGCTCCATGGTTTCAAATCTCACGGTGCCAAGCAGGCGCGGTCGCAACGCTGCCGAGAGATGGTCCACGGCCAGCCGCACACCTGGCAAGCTGATGAGCGATCCGGAAACCGGACGGCCCTTGACGCTGACGGCAAGATCCGTCGAATAGCGTCCGACGTCGATGATTGCGACGGCTTTCGAGGCCAGGCCAGGGTGCAGCGCCATGGCAGCCGTGAGCGCACCGGCCGGTTGGGCGACCACTCGGATGCTCGCCCCCGGCGCCGCTTCGCCAGCTTGCCGCGCAACCTGATCACGCACGCGCGAGCCAGCCTCCGAGGGAACGCCGAGCACGATCCGGTCGAGCGGCTGGTTCGCATGATGCGCCTGTCGGAGCGCGGCGCGCAGGAGCACCTCGTACTCGATGCTCAATTCGAACCCGGCATCGTTCGCCGGATGCACGCGGCCATGGATGATGGCCGCATGCCCGACAAACCAGTCGCGATCCCCGTGGCGGATCGTGTCCTGCCGCACCCTCTCGCGTTCAGCTGCGTCATCGATGCCAAGCGCCGGGCAGGCCACGGCGGGAAACACGGGCAGGTGACGCCCCGCGGCGGAGATCTTGACCCCGGAACGGCCAATGTCAATGCCGAGACTCATGTTGGAACTCCTTTCAAATATGCGATTTCAGGAAACTGGAAACTGGAATCCGGGAATTGGGTTCCATGATCCGCACTTACCTGGGCGCTGGTCCATGACGCTGCGCCGGCTGGCGTGCGCTGCGAGTCGCAGCACGCTGCAGCACTTGCTCAACATCGTGCTGCGCGGCTCGCACCCGCACCGCTCCCCGGCCGCAGCGACGCTTGCCGTAATGCGTCTGATGGGTCTCGATGATGCCATGACCCATGAGTGCGGCAATCTGCTCCGGAGCCAGGCCTGCGGATTTGGCATCAGCCGCAAACTGATGGCGCCCTGAGTAAAGCGTCGGTCGCCGCTGGCGCTTGGGCCACAGATCGCGTGCGGCCCGCCGGATGGCTTGTCGAACCCCGGCATAGGCCTGGTCGTAGAGGCGTTCGGCATTCAGCCGCTTGATGGCCTGGAGCAGATGGTTCAGCGATGCCCAGTCGGGCGCGTCCAGCGCAGGAATCACCACCGTTCGCGTGGCCCCATGCGCCCGTCCGTTCGTTGCCTTTGCATTTTGCACAAGCAATGCAACGTCGAGGGTCTGCGGGTCGCGGGTCACGTGGGCAAGGCGCCACTCGGCTGGACGAAGCCCCGTGACGGTGGTCCACAGCATCCAGCGAGCAGCCAGGTTGTTCCAGCGCCCCGCATGACCGTCGAGCCAGGTCAGTATTGCTCGCAGCTCTGCAGTCTTCACGGTGCGCGCCTTGCCGTGCGACGTGCGCGACGATGCGTGCACTGCCGCATCAGCCGGGCGTCCTTCGGTGCAAAGGCGCGCGATCAGCTCGTCGCCAGTGCTCAACCCGGATTGCTCCAAGACGTGCACGACCGCCGCCCGGTATTGGCGCCAGCTTGCCTCGCGTAATGCCGGTCGCAGAGTCAGGAGCCAGCTGACGAAGTCCGCCCAAGGGACCTCGGGATCCCCCGCATCCTCGCTTTCATGGTCCTTGACGTAGCGTCGGCAGAGTTGGCGAAACCGCTGCTCGTAGGCCCATTTCGTGTGCGCGCTTTTCATGGCCTCCCCCCGTTACTGGGTGTGCAGTAACGCAGCGCTCGGCCACGCTCCCCCAAGCTCTCTTGCGCGGCCATAAGGCTTTGCGGGTCGGCCGCCTGCACCAGTCGCAGGATGTGCCGGCGACCCACACGCCAGGCCGGTGCCGTGAGATCGGCTCGCCGCTCAAGCCACCACTGGCAGATCGTGCCCGTCTCAAACGGCATGTAGCCACCCCGGCACTCGTGGTGCTCAGGGTTCGGGCTGGTTTCGCGCCACCACACGTAAAGTAGCCAGGCTGCGCCCGGCAAGGTCGATGAGGGGGTCGGTTTGACTCGCATCGCGCATCTCCGTGACTGTCGATGCGCGAAAGCTTACCATAAGCATACGGGCATTACCGAGTGATCGCGGCCCTTCTTTTGACGCGCGCATCGGCATACCACTGCAGAACCAACTCCACCACCGATTGGCGCTCCACGCCCAACTCACTGGCAAGACTGTCCAGGATCTGGACGGCATTGGGGCTCAAAAACAGATCCATCTGGATTTTCCCGCCCATTCCGAGTCTTTGCCGGCGGCGCTGCTGTGCCGCCCGGTTCTGCTCGCGACGCCTGTCAAGCGCCTCCTGATCCTGATTTTTTGTCGTTGAATCGTCCATTGCTTATGGTAATATTCTCGAATGATTTGCGTATCACCTTCCAGGAGTCGTGATTATGAAGCGCCATCCGTTTCATGCCGGTTTCGCACCACGCAGCGCCCTCGGGCAGTTTCTCTATACCTTCTACGCGGAGGATTGCGATGATGGGGCTGTGCAAGCGTGCTTCAGACAGGGGAGCCTCGCCTTCGATCCGGTCGAATTGGCGATCTGGTGGCAGAGCAAACGCCCACTCATGGCTGCAGATCTTTGGCAGCAAGGCGCAAGGCACCTGTTCGCGATGATCAGCGAATGCGGATGCGACGAATGGCAGGAGGCCGCCGACCGCCTGGCCATCGACGTCGACGCCGCGGCCCGGGGTGGGCGGCGAGCCCCGGTGGATGATGTTTTCGGGCCGATGGGGATTCGCCGTTGCGCGCCCCCGCTGGCTGAGCCGCCCACCCCTCGGTGCCGCAGGGGCGACGGGCCGGCGACTGCGCTGCGAAGGATGACCCATCGCCTCCCCAACACGGCGTGAACCTGCAAAAGGGCTGCAAGGCCATTTCCTTCGCGAGATCGCTGCACTTGGATAGCCGTGTCCGCTAGGTCGTGCGATGGGTTGGAGACGATTTCGCGATGCTGCCTCTGCCGCGCAGCTTACTTGGCGCTTCGAGAGAACAGACGTCGTTCACCCACTTCCATGGGCGCAGGTGTAGCAACGTCGCTCACCGGGGATGGATGCGTGCCCGCAGACCTCGCAAAATTCCATCATGGGATTCAGAGGCGGGTTGAGTATTCGCGTGCCTGTGTTCACGCTCCCGAAGGTAACCGTGCCGCCCCAGAATCCAGCCGAAGTCCCTTCGTGCGCTGTGGATCCTTTGGGCCGTTGCACGACTTCGATGTGCATGGCCTTGCCCCGTACCCCCTTTGACCATGAATGAAACCGGCGCGCGCCCTTTCGCCTACGGATCTTCGCCATCGATTCAGAGCCCCCATTGGTGTGCAGCGGCATCAACATCATTCTCTCCGTGGCTGAGCAGGTCCATCCTTGTGGGCGGGAGGGCTGTATCGCCGTACGTTGATGGTGCGCCAACGACGCGCAATCTGAAACCCCTCGGGCAAAGGGGTTGCAAAAAGCCAGTTGTTGTGTATAAATAAAGTGTATGAATAATTCAGTCCCAGCTCCCAGCTACTCACTGACCGAACTGTGCTCCCTGGCCGACGTGCCTCTACGCACGGCGCGCTACTACGTCCAGATCGGCCTAGTCGACCGCCCGCAGGGCGAAACGCGCGCAGCCCACTACGACGGCCATCACCTTGAGCAGCTGCTGCAGGCGCGAAAGTGGGCAGCCGCCGGGGTCTCGCTGGAGAGGATCCGGGGATTGCTTCATGGTGAACCGCCCCCGGTGCCGTCGCCCCAGCCGTCGCTGCCCGGAACCGTAGAGGTCCGCAGCCACATCACGGTGGCACAAGGAATCGAACTGGTCGTCGAGCCGGCACGCGCCGGGTTGGATCCGGCTCAGCTACGCGCCCTGGTGCGGGGTGCCGTCGAGCTCTACGGGCGCCTCACCGACGTGCTGCCTAGGCAAAAACAACAAGGAGAAGACGATGTTTGAACAATCCTCCCGTCGACCCGCGGCCCTCGTGGCTCCCACAGTCCATTCCATGGTCTTCGAAGGCGCGCACCTGCGTGGCGATCTGCAGGGCCCGCTGCTGCGTGCCGAGATCGAGCAGCGCTTCACCAACCAATCCGCCGAAGCAATCGAGGCTGTCTACACTTTTCCTTTGCCATATGACGCTGTGATCCTGGGCGTGAATGCCACCGTGGGAGATCGAGAACTATGCGGCAGTGTGTTTGCCCGCGTCGAGGCTGGCGAGCGCTACGAGAAGGCGGTCACCGACGGTGATGCCGCGCTGATGCTCGAGCTGAACCCCGATGGCAGTATCACCCTCAACCTCGGAAATTTGCTGC
This window contains:
- a CDS encoding ParM/StbA family protein encodes the protein MSLGIDIGRSGVKISAAGRHLPVFPAVACPALGIDDAAERERVRQDTIRHGDRDWFVGHAAIIHGRVHPANDAGFELSIEYEVLLRAALRQAHHANQPLDRIVLGVPSEAGSRVRDQVARQAGEAAPGASIRVVAQPAGALTAAMALHPGLASKAVAIIDVGRYSTDLAVSVKGRPVSGSLISLPGVRLAVDHLSAALRPRLLGTVRFETMEQALSTGILHHRLEHVHVQEAASAARAALTQVIQAGLARLMTLQPDIEVLLLSGGGADLLDPAVLPAHVRSPGGRFAVADGLSRIAAGLGD
- a CDS encoding helix-turn-helix domain-containing protein; its protein translation is MNNSVPAPSYSLTELCSLADVPLRTARYYVQIGLVDRPQGETRAAHYDGHHLEQLLQARKWAAAGVSLERIRGLLHGEPPPVPSPQPSLPGTVEVRSHITVAQGIELVVEPARAGLDPAQLRALVRGAVELYGRLTDVLPRQKQQGEDDV